Proteins encoded in a region of the Ptychodera flava strain L36383 chromosome 4, AS_Pfla_20210202, whole genome shotgun sequence genome:
- the LOC139132184 gene encoding uncharacterized protein has product MTIVSLENIVTALWTTIALVLVSLAWRIALIVRERRYYDNLLRSFPQAPDRHWLYGHPKMAIGDEEGIQLLQGLTQKHSHYYVQCFPVRSALNLVHPDTIKAIASTAEPKNPSAFAVIKEWIGDGLLASTGAKWKRNRRLLTPVFHFDMLKPYVKIYNECIHQMLEKWKNCNETEVIEVFENISLLTLDIMLQCLFSMESSCQLQGEQNDYIIGVRRIAFLIRKRLRDFFVFLFGNFYFLYLSPDGCKWTETLDLLHGYSRALINHKKKMRTSKQISGRGEYRDFLDILLDARDEDGKGLTDQEIQDEVDTFMFEGHDTTASGISWFLYNLARHPKYQQKCRKEIDEILDKKGKDELDRNDINKIPYITMCLKESLRTHSPVPITSRRLRHTYQFPDGKIVHPGTIVFFAIGSLHRNPHVWENPDVYDPLRFSAENSKNRHSHAFMPFSAGPRNCIGQRFAMDEMKVVAGMILRYFELSVEGCPTPRRQLGMVLRAENGIHVKLKPRKLCTVPKSDQNDAYRMPLLSLDNIFTGLWTTIAFVLVLSTWRIWTIARRQRYYDNLLSSFPYAPDRHWLYGHVKLGLGDEEGIQLLQGLTQKYSHYFVQCFPGVSVLHLVHPDSIKTITPAAEPKNPNSFAVLKEWIGDGLLATSGAKWKRNRRLLTPTFHFDMLKTYVKAYNQCVGVMLEKWRSYSKAEPVEMLDNIGLLTLDIMQKCLFSVESNCQFKREHDYVTSVQRIAMLIRKRLQDISVFLFGNFYFFNLTSNGYKWTETIDKLHQYSQGLIEHKRKMRASKQAPDHGESRDFLDILLDARDEDGKGFTDQEIQDEVDTFMFEAHDTTASGISWYLYNLARHPEHQQKCREEIDELMDKKGKDELDWNDINGMPYITMCLKESLRIHTPVSVSSRRLSKTYHFPDGKIAHPGTIVFFSMSSLHYNPHVWENPDVYDPLRFSAENSKKRQSHAFMPFSAGPRNCIGQKFAMDEMKAVAALILRNFDLSVDGCPKPRQRLGLVLRAENGIYIKLKPRKSIQNTQV; this is encoded by the exons ATGACGATTGTGTCACTGGAGAATATCGTTACTGCCCTGTGGACTACCATTGCGTTGGTGCTTGTCTCACTGGCGTGGAGAATAGCGCTCATCGTCAGAGAGCGGCGATACTATGACAACTTGCTGCGATCATTTCCTCAAGCGCCCGACAGACACTGGCTATATGGTCACCCCAAAATG GCTATCGGTGACGAGGAGGGCATACAGTTACTACAAGGACTTACACAAAAGCACAGTCACTACTACGTCCAGTGCTTCCCTGTGAGGTCAGCCCTCAACCTAGTCCACCCTGACACCATCAAGGCAATCGCGTCAACTGCAG AGCCGAAAAATCCATCTGCATTTGCTGTGATAAAAGAATGGATTGGTGACGGCCTACTTGCATCGACGGGTGCGAAATGGAAGAGAAATCGGCGATTGCTCACTCCagtatttcattttgatatgctgaAGCCATATGTGAAAATCTACAACGAATGTATCCATCAAATGTTG GAAAAATGGAAGAATTGTAACGAGACTGAAGTCATTGAAGTGTTTGAAAACATCAGCCTCCTGactttggatattatgctacAGTGTTTATTCAGCATGGAAAGCAGCTGCCAACTTCAGGG AGAACAGAATGATTACATTATCGGTGTCCGCCGAATAGCCTTCCTGATTCGAAAGAGGCTACGGGATTTCTTTGTGTTtctttttggtaatttttacttCCTCTACCTGTCACCGGACGGGTGTAAATGGACGGAAACGTTGGATCTCTTGCATGGGTACTCCCGAGCGTTGATCAatcacaaaaagaaaatgcGAACGTCCAAGCAGATTTCAGGTCGTGGTGAATACAGGGACTTCCTTGACATACTGTTGGATGCTAGG GATGAAGATGGTAAAGGTCTTACTGATCAGGAGATACAGGACGAAGTTGATACCTTTATGTTCGAAGGCCATGACACCACTGCCAGTGGAATATCGTGGTTCTTGTACAATCTTGCAAGACATCCAAAGTACCAGCAAAAATGTCGGaaagaaattgatgaaatactGGATAAGAAAGGCAAAGATGAACTTGACCG GAACGACATAAACAAGATACCTTACATAACCATGTGCTTGAAAGAGAGCCTGAGAACTCACTCGCCTGTGCCAATTACATCGAGAAGACTTCGCCATACATACCAATTCCCGGATGGAAAGATTGTACATCCAG GTACAATAGTCTTCTTTGCAATTGGCAGTCTTCATCGTAACCCACATGTTTGGGAAAACCCGGATGTATATGACCCATTGAGATTTTCAGCGGAGAACAGCAAAAACAGGCATTCACATGCATTTATGCCATTTTCTGCCGGTCCCCG GAATTGTATTGGTCAGAGATTTGCAATGGACGAGATGAAGGTCGTTGCAGGGATGATTCTCCGCTACTTTGAGTTGTCAGTTGAAGGGTGTCCTACGCCAAGGCGACAGTTAGGGATGGTTTTGAGAGCAGAAAATGGGATACACGTCAAGTTGAAGCCACGGAAGCTCTGTACAGTGCCAAAATCTGACCAGAATGATGCATA TAGGATGCCGCTACTATCACTAGATAATATCTTCACTGGCCTGTGGACCACCATTGCGTTTGTGCTTGTCTTGTCGACATGGAGAATATGGACCATTGCACGACGACAGCGATACTATGACAACTTGCTGAGCTCATTTCCTTATGCACCCGACAGACACTGGTTGTATGGCCACGTCAAACTG GGACTTGGGGACGAGGA GGGTATACAGTTACTGCAGGGACTGACACAAAAGTACAGCCATTACTTTGTCCAATGCTTCCCCGGGGTATCTGTTCTGCACCTCGTTCATCCTGACTCCATCAAGACGATCACTCCTGCTGCAG AGCCAAAAAATCCGAATTCATTTGCTGTGCTAAAAGAATGGATCGGTGATGGGCTACTTGCTACCTCGGGAGCAAAATGGAAGAGAAACAGACGTTTGCTAACTCCCACGTTTCACTTTGATATGCTAAAGACATACGTGAAAGCCTATAACCAATGTGTCGGCGTTATGTTG GAAAAATGGAGGAGTTACAGTAAGGCTGAACCCGTCGAAATGCTTGATAACATCGGCCTACTTACCCTGGATATTATGCAAAAGTGTTTGTTCAGCGTGGAAAGTAACTGCCAATTTAAGAG AGAACATGATTACGTTACCAGTGTTCAGCGAATAGCCATGTTGATCAGAAAAAGGCTGCAAGATATCAGCGTGTTTCTGTTtggtaatttttacttcttCAACCTGACATCAAACGGGTACAAATGGACAGAAACGATTGATAAGTTACATCAGTACTCGCAAGGCTTGATCGAACACAAAAGGAAAATGAGAGCATCTAAGCAAGCTCCAGATCATGGCGAATCAAGGGATTTTCTTGACATATTGTTGGATGCAAGG GATGAAGATGGAAAAGGTTTTACTGACCAGGAGATACAAGATGAAGTTGATACATTTATGTTCGAAGCTCATGACACAACTGCAAGTGGAATTTCGTGGTACTTATATAATCTTGCCAGACATCCAGAGCACCAGCAAAAATGTCGGGAAGAAATTGATGAACTTATGGATAAGAAGGGCAAAGATGAACTTGACTG GAACGATATCAATGGCATGCCATACATAACTATGTGCTTGAAAGAAAGCCTTAGAATTCACACTCCAGTATCCGTCTCTTCAAGACGACTTTCTAAGACATACCATTTCCCAGATGGAAAAATTGCACATCCGG GTACAATAGTCTTCTTTTCAATGAGCAGTCTTCATTACAACCCACATGTATGGGAAAACCCAGATGTATACGACCCTTTGAGATTTTCAGCGGAGAACAGCAAAAAAAGGCAATCTCATGCATTCATGCCATTTTCTGCTGGTCCCCG GAATTGCATTGGTCAGAAATTCGCCATGGACGAGATGAAGGCTGTGGCGGCATTGATTCTCCGTAACTTTGACTTGTCAGTTGATGGTTGTCCTAAGCCAAGGCAACGTTTAGGGCTAGTTTTGAGGGCTGAAAATGGGATCTACATCAAGCTGAAGCCTCGAAAATCTATTCAAAACACCCAGGTCTGA